In a genomic window of Infirmifilum sp. NZ:
- a CDS encoding XTP/dITP diphosphatase, protein MRLYIATSNRHKVEEIELALAPYGIRVVQVPLPKLEIQSSNLEEIALTAARSLREMDAPVAVEDAGLFIRALRGFPGPYSHYVYETIGIRGVLRLLEGVSDRRASFVSVIAVKMPDGKTLAFRGEIEGTITSEPRGERGFGFDPIFQPLGSSRTFAEMTVEEKNAYSHRTRAAKALADFLLKSLHD, encoded by the coding sequence ATGAGGCTGTACATCGCGACATCGAACAGGCACAAGGTGGAGGAGATCGAGCTCGCGCTGGCCCCCTACGGGATAAGAGTGGTGCAGGTCCCTCTGCCGAAGCTCGAGATACAGTCGAGCAATCTAGAGGAGATCGCCCTCACAGCGGCCCGTAGCTTAAGGGAGATGGACGCGCCCGTGGCGGTCGAGGACGCCGGCCTCTTCATCCGCGCGCTACGGGGTTTCCCGGGCCCCTACAGCCACTACGTCTACGAGACAATAGGCATACGCGGGGTGCTAAGGCTCCTGGAGGGGGTGAGCGACCGCAGGGCCTCCTTCGTCTCGGTGATCGCCGTTAAGATGCCTGACGGGAAGACTCTGGCGTTCAGGGGCGAGATTGAAGGCACGATAACCAGCGAGCCCCGCGGCGAGAGAGGCTTCGGCTTCGACCCGATCTTCCAGCCCCTCGGCTCCAGCAGGACCTTCGCGGAGATGACTGTCGAGGAAAAAAACGCTTACTCGCACAGGACCCGAGCCGCTAAGGCCCTGGCCGACTTCTTGCTGAAAAGTTTACATGATTAA
- a CDS encoding SagB/ThcOx family dehydrogenase: MYTLPKVQHRDAPSLREALWCLANGAPLECSPCDVRGVARILFHVQGCRDGRFRTVPSAGATYPLELYVYSRNVLLPLDQGVYRYRPCSSALEPVGGVGAAFEGFALSSVSERTTSFYGLRGYRYVRQEVGHALQNLYLSLVSHGFSFATRLQSLKLEELVGETRVAEVEVQRATSYCRGFLLERGEPLDKVIASRSSIRTYRKEGVSEEQLLTLLKWSAGNVVEGGRPYPKLFSDYLVETYVFARSVKGLERGVYFFEPSTAELEPVKLGDISEELWRHSLRQPSVLKAPAVVILAGEGVEAEVECGLVGQNIYLNATHDGLGTVAIGAFDDEGVARVTGVENPLYLMPVGKPA; this comes from the coding sequence ATGTACACCCTTCCCAAGGTTCAGCACCGCGACGCCCCCTCGCTGCGCGAAGCCCTGTGGTGCCTGGCGAACGGCGCGCCGCTGGAGTGCTCGCCATGCGACGTGCGGGGCGTGGCCCGCATACTGTTCCATGTTCAGGGCTGCAGGGACGGCAGGTTCAGGACCGTCCCCTCGGCCGGTGCAACCTACCCGCTGGAGCTGTACGTTTACTCGAGGAACGTGCTCCTCCCCTTGGACCAGGGCGTCTACAGGTACAGGCCCTGCAGCTCAGCACTCGAACCCGTGGGGGGTGTCGGCGCGGCCTTCGAGGGCTTCGCCTTAAGTAGCGTGAGCGAGAGGACGACCAGCTTCTACGGGCTGCGGGGCTACAGGTACGTGAGGCAGGAGGTCGGCCACGCCCTTCAGAACCTCTACCTCTCACTAGTCAGCCACGGCTTCTCCTTCGCGACCCGCCTCCAGAGCCTGAAGCTAGAGGAGCTCGTGGGAGAGACCCGGGTCGCGGAAGTGGAGGTGCAGAGGGCTACCAGCTACTGCAGGGGCTTCCTCCTGGAGCGCGGCGAACCGCTGGACAAGGTCATAGCCTCGAGGAGCAGCATCCGCACCTACAGGAAAGAGGGGGTCTCGGAGGAGCAGCTGCTCACCCTGCTCAAGTGGTCTGCGGGGAACGTCGTCGAGGGCGGCAGGCCGTACCCCAAGCTCTTCTCGGACTACCTCGTGGAAACCTACGTCTTCGCCAGGAGCGTGAAGGGCCTGGAGCGGGGAGTCTACTTCTTCGAGCCCAGCACAGCGGAGCTAGAGCCTGTCAAGCTGGGGGACATCTCCGAGGAGCTGTGGAGACACTCCCTGCGGCAGCCCAGCGTGCTGAAAGCACCTGCAGTGGTGATCCTGGCCGGCGAAGGGGTTGAGGCGGAGGTTGAGTGCGGGCTTGTGGGGCAGAACATCTACCTAAACGCCACCCACGACGGCCTCGGAACGGTCGCTATAGGGGCGTTCGACGACGAGGGGGTAGCTAGAGTCACGGGGGTTGAGAACCCGCTCTACCTGATGCCCGTCGGCAAGCCAGCTTAG
- a CDS encoding ABC transporter ATP-binding protein encodes MAKGVSVRVDNVSKVYRDKGTTTALRGVTLEVNAGELFSILGPSGCGKTTLLRIIAGLLSPDSGRVYFDGEDVTGKPAYERPIGMVFQDLALFPHLTVFKNVSFGLEVAGWPQDRIERRVREVLELVRLPPDVFAGRKISQLSGGQQQRVALARALAREPRVLLLDEPFSHLDYKIRVELIRELKRLQRETGVTMIYVTHDQNEAMMLSDRLALMRDGTVQQVGTPFEVYTSPANEFVASFLGEANAITAEAREGIVEFKGVSLDLSLVSPGLRGYSGPVLLLFRPEDVRLFKGEEPGVELEAVVVEKLFLGPLVKVLLDGWGDLKIEALATTREALGVTAGDKVKVYVSYSSLKVFTG; translated from the coding sequence ATGGCTAAGGGAGTTAGCGTTAGGGTGGATAACGTAAGCAAAGTGTACAGGGACAAAGGCACCACCACAGCGCTGCGGGGAGTGACGCTCGAGGTGAACGCGGGCGAGCTCTTCAGCATCCTCGGGCCAAGCGGCTGCGGTAAGACGACCCTCTTAAGGATCATCGCCGGCCTTCTCAGCCCCGACAGCGGTAGGGTGTACTTCGACGGCGAGGACGTCACAGGCAAGCCTGCATATGAGAGGCCAATCGGTATGGTGTTCCAGGACCTCGCGCTCTTCCCACACCTGACAGTCTTCAAGAACGTTTCCTTCGGCCTCGAGGTCGCCGGGTGGCCGCAGGACAGGATCGAGAGGCGCGTGAGGGAAGTTTTAGAGCTGGTGCGCCTCCCGCCCGACGTGTTCGCCGGGAGGAAGATAAGCCAGCTCAGCGGCGGTCAGCAGCAGAGAGTGGCGCTGGCGAGGGCGCTCGCGAGGGAGCCCAGAGTCCTACTGCTCGACGAGCCGTTCAGCCACCTGGACTACAAGATAAGGGTGGAGCTGATACGCGAGCTTAAGAGGCTCCAGCGCGAGACCGGAGTCACGATGATCTACGTCACTCACGACCAGAACGAGGCGATGATGCTCTCCGACCGCCTAGCCTTGATGCGCGACGGCACTGTGCAACAGGTCGGCACACCCTTCGAGGTCTACACGAGCCCGGCAAACGAGTTCGTCGCCTCTTTCCTCGGGGAGGCGAACGCGATCACCGCTGAGGCTCGTGAGGGGATAGTCGAGTTCAAGGGGGTGAGCCTCGACCTTTCGCTCGTGTCCCCGGGACTCCGCGGCTACTCTGGGCCAGTGCTACTGCTCTTCAGGCCTGAAGACGTGAGGCTCTTCAAGGGCGAAGAGCCCGGCGTGGAGCTGGAGGCGGTCGTTGTCGAGAAGCTCTTCCTGGGCCCCCTCGTGAAAGTCCTGCTTGACGGCTGGGGCGATTTGAAGATCGAGGCTTTAGCCACCACAAGGGAGGCGCTCGGCGTCACGGCGGGTGACAAGGTTAAGGTGTACGTTAGCTACTCCTCGCTAAAGGTGTTCACAGGGTAG
- a CDS encoding ABC transporter permease → MKKGALSLLSSLPLLYVLVTFYLPLILMFAESLRSGGPALYASVLANTDYVSIMLYSAGVALATTLATLLVAAPAAYYIAFMVEGDEAKNRLLVAFTVPMLVNFLLRAYALMNIFSLIGLANTLTGMVIGMVYEYLPYMLLPIYSTFERIEKRLLEAAETLGARPWQTTIRITLPLAAPGIAAGVILVFLMSLTEFVVPAMLGGVYGYTVGYLIWDLFLKYRNWAVGSALAFLVTLTSLAAVYVYVKYGGGGA, encoded by the coding sequence ATGAAGAAGGGCGCTCTCTCCCTCCTCTCATCGCTACCGCTCCTCTACGTCCTCGTAACGTTCTATCTCCCGCTGATACTGATGTTCGCCGAGAGCTTGAGAAGCGGGGGCCCGGCCCTCTACGCGAGTGTTCTGGCGAACACGGACTATGTCTCGATCATGCTCTATTCGGCAGGGGTCGCGCTGGCCACAACCCTGGCCACTCTCCTCGTGGCCGCTCCCGCCGCATACTATATAGCCTTCATGGTTGAAGGGGACGAGGCTAAAAACAGGCTTCTGGTTGCGTTCACGGTGCCTATGCTCGTAAACTTCCTGTTAAGGGCCTATGCTCTGATGAACATATTCTCCCTCATAGGTCTCGCCAACACGCTTACAGGGATGGTAATAGGCATGGTCTACGAGTACCTACCCTACATGCTGCTACCGATATACTCCACCTTCGAGCGGATCGAGAAGAGGCTGCTGGAGGCCGCTGAAACCCTCGGCGCAAGGCCTTGGCAGACCACCATCAGGATTACCCTGCCTCTCGCGGCTCCGGGGATAGCGGCGGGCGTTATCCTCGTGTTCCTGATGTCCCTGACAGAGTTCGTTGTGCCGGCTATGCTCGGGGGTGTTTACGGCTACACGGTAGGTTACCTAATATGGGACCTCTTCCTGAAGTACAGGAACTGGGCCGTGGGTTCGGCGCTGGCTTTCCTCGTTACTTTAACGAGCCTAGCCGCGGTCTATGTCTACGTGAAGTACGGTGGTGGCGGTGCTTAA
- a CDS encoding ABC transporter permease yields MVAVLKEALKVYTALLLVAVYTPILFVVAQSFNAAKYPGEFRGFTLQWYLELARDTEVVNAAVNGLAVALLSSLLSTALGGIAAYYFARRGSSSIVDNFFYTPIVIPEIVESVSLLMLYYYVGAELGFWTVLIGHTAYNISYSYVALKPQFRMTSSSVEDAAYTLGAKPFDVFVRVYFPMALPGIISSILITFSMSFDDFVKTAFTTGPGFKTLPLVIWARAARGRATSELNALATILIAISLVTSYVYTKQVFAKRKD; encoded by the coding sequence GTGGTGGCGGTGCTTAAGGAGGCGCTTAAGGTCTACACGGCCCTCCTCCTTGTAGCCGTTTACACGCCGATACTCTTCGTGGTCGCGCAGTCCTTCAACGCCGCGAAGTACCCTGGAGAATTTAGGGGTTTTACCCTGCAGTGGTACCTTGAGCTCGCAAGGGACACGGAGGTAGTCAACGCGGCGGTGAACGGCCTGGCGGTTGCGCTGCTCTCGTCGCTCCTCTCCACAGCCCTTGGGGGTATCGCCGCCTACTACTTCGCGCGCCGCGGGAGCTCATCCATCGTGGACAACTTCTTCTACACCCCTATAGTGATACCCGAGATCGTCGAGTCAGTGAGCCTGCTAATGCTCTACTACTACGTGGGAGCGGAGCTCGGCTTCTGGACCGTGCTGATAGGCCACACAGCATACAACATCTCCTACTCCTACGTGGCGCTCAAGCCTCAGTTCAGGATGACTTCGAGTAGCGTGGAGGACGCCGCTTACACGCTGGGAGCAAAGCCCTTCGACGTATTCGTGAGGGTTTACTTCCCGATGGCTCTACCGGGTATAATCTCCTCAATCCTCATAACCTTCTCCATGTCGTTCGACGACTTCGTGAAGACCGCCTTCACGACGGGGCCGGGCTTCAAGACCCTCCCGCTGGTGATATGGGCACGCGCCGCACGCGGAAGGGCCACGTCCGAGCTCAACGCGCTTGCGACCATACTCATAGCTATTTCACTGGTCACGAGCTACGTTTACACGAAGCAGGTTTTCGCAAAGAGAAAAGACTAA